The following are encoded together in the Peromyscus leucopus breed LL Stock chromosome 1, UCI_PerLeu_2.1, whole genome shotgun sequence genome:
- the Kazald1 gene encoding kazal-type serine protease inhibitor domain-containing protein 1, which translates to MPRVLKGLPANHAAPTLALPLLLLLLLVVWTPLPISARRSAGTDYLRRGWLRLLAEGEGCAPCRPEECAAPRGCLAGRVRDACGCCWECANLEGQLCDLDPSANFYGRCGEQLECRLDAGGDLSRGEVPEPLCACRSQRPLCGSDGRTYAQICRLQEAARARPDANLTVVHPGPCESEPQILSQPHNIWNVTGQDVIFGCEVFAYPMAAIEWRKDGVDIQLPGDDPHISVQFRGGPQKFEVTGWLQIQALRPSDEGTYRCLARNALGQVEASATLTVLTPDQLNATGFSQLQSLNLVPQEEAESEEDYY; encoded by the exons ATGCCCCGAGTGCTCAAAGGGCTTCCAGCTAACCATGCTGCACCTACCTTGGCGCTGCCCCTGCTACTACTATTACTGCTGGTGGTGTGGACCCCGCTCCCCATTAGCGCGAGGCGGTCCGCAGGGACTGATTACCTGCGGCGAGGCTGGCTGCGGCTCCTAGCCGAGGGCGAGGGTTGTGCTCCCTGCCGGCCAGAAGAGTGCGCTGCGCCGCGGGGCTGCCTAGCAGGCCGGGTGCGGGATGCGTGCGGCTGCTGCTGGGAGTGCGCCAACCTGGAGGGCCAGCTCTGCGATCTGGACCCCAGCGCCAACTTCTACGGGCGCTGCGGCGAGCAGCTCGAGTGCCGGCTGGACGCGGGCGGTGACTTGAGCCGAGGAGAGGTGCCGGAGCCGCTGTGTGCCTGTCGCTCGCAGCGCCCACTGTGTGGCTCCGACGGCCGTACCTACGCGCAGATCTGCCGCCTGCAGGAGGCCGCCCGCGCTCGGCCCGACGCTAACCTCACTGTGGTGCATCCCGGGCCCTGTGAATCGG AGCCCCAGATCCTATCACAGCCTCACAATATTTGGAATGTGACGGGACAGGATGTGATCTTTGGGTGTGAGGTGTTTGCCTATCCCATGGCCGCCATTGAGTGGAGGAAAGATGGCGTGGACATCCAGCTGCCAGGGGATGACCCCCATATCTCTGTACAG TTTAGGGGTGGACCTCAGAAGTTTGAGGTGACCGGCTGGCTACAGATCCAGGCTTTGCGTCCTAGTGATGAAGGCACCTACCGCTGCCTTGCCCGGAACGCCCTGGGCCAAGTGGAAGCCTCTGCTACCCTGACAGTGCTCACACCAG ACCAGCTGAACGCCACAGGATTCTCCCAGCTGCAGTCACTTAATTTGGTTccccaggaggaggcagagagtgaaGAGGATTACTACTAG